GCGCAACTGGGCATACTCATCGTCACTGAAGCCCTTTTCTTCCTTGGCCTGGCGTAGCAGGTCCACAGAACGAAAGTCAGGCAAAGGCTTCAATGGATTGCGCTGGGTCAAGAGCTCCGGTTCCTGCTTTTCCATGTAGCGGTAGGCGAGGGTGAGCTTTTCAGCAGTTCCTTTCTTGATGCGGATCTCCTGGACACAATAATCCTCGAAGCTCTGATAACCCCATTCCCGGAAGTGACCACGGGAACTCACCTGCAGCAGTTTGTCCCCCAATTCCACCCAAGACGACTTGAATTTTTTTGCGGTGTCCAGCACTTGATAACGCTCGGATTCGGGATCCAGCTGCTCCATGATCTTTTCGATGTGGCGTTCGCCGCTTGATTGTGGCATGTCGGTCATGATTCGTTTCTCCATGTTTTGGTGCAAAGCAAGGTAGCAGAAGGAAGGCTCTTTTTGAAGTATTTTTAGCTTGGTTGAGGCTGGATATCAGGGTAGAATTCCTGCCTCTAAAAACCTGTCTTTTATAATGGGGTTAAACAATGCAGGAACAATACAAGGTTGGACCCGAGACGGCGCGCATGCTGGCGCTGGGCCACCCATGGATCATCGCCGACTCGTATACCCGCAGATGGCCGGACGGCAAAACCGGTGAGCTCATTGAACTTGTTGACGACAACGGCCATTTTCTGGCCATGGCTTTGCTGGACCCAATTGACCGTATTGTGGCGCGGGTGTTGTCCCGCAAACGGATGCGGCTGGACAGGGAATGGCTTGGGAAAAGGCTACGCGCAGCAATCCAACTCCGTACTGACCATGCCGACCTCTCCGATTCAAATGCCTACAGGCTGGTCAATGGTGAGGGGGACGGACTGCCCGGGCTGACTGTCGACCGGTATGGCGATTATCTAATGGTACAACTCTATTGCAGCGGCTGGCGGCCGCACCTGAAGCTTATTACCCTGGGGTTGCAGGAGCTTCTTTCGCCAAAGGGGATTTACGAGAAGGACCGGCCGCAAAAGACCAGGGAGCTTGAAGCCTCCAGCGACAATAAAATATATGGCCGCCTGCTCTGCGGCACGGCTGCAAGCCAACCCCTGCAGGTGCAGGAAAATGGTCTGAACTTCCTCGTCAACCTTGAACTGGGGCTAAATACGGGCCTTTTCATCGACCAGCGGCAGAACCGCCGCGATCTTATGGGGCGGGCCAGGGGGAAGAGGGTGCTCAACCTTTTTGCCTATACGGCTGCGTTTTCTGTTGCTGCTGCCGCTTCCGGAGCCAGTCTCGTCACCAGTGTCGATGCCTCGGCAAGTTACCTGGAGTGGGGGAAAGCCAATTTCGGCGCCAACCGTCTCAATCCCCGTCGCTATGAATTCGTCGTCGGTGACTGTTTCGATGTTTTGCAGGATATGCAACGGCAGGGGAAAAGCTATGATATCATCATCATGGACCCTCCATCCTTTTCCACCACGGCCAAAAGCCGCTTCACCACCCGCGGCGGCACGTCGGATCTGGTCGCAGCGGCTCTGCCGCTCCTTGCAGATGGCGGTCTCCTGATCACTTCCTCCAACCACCAGAAGGTGGATGTGGCGGATTATCTAAAGGAGCTGCGCCGTGGTTCACTGCAGGCCAAATGCGAACTGAGAATCACAGGACTCTTCGGTCAGCCGCCGGATTTTCCCTATCCGGTTACCTTTGCCGAGGGGCGCTACTTGAAGTATGTGATCAGTGTCAAGAATCAAGAATGAAGGGTGAATAGGGAGGAAAAAATGACCGAATCACGATTGACAGATCTGGAAATTCATATGATGCATCAGGAAAATACAATCCAGGAATTAAATGACGTGGTCATGGAGCAGCAGCGGATGATCGACCTTTTGCGCTCGGAAGTGCAGACCATCAAGGAACAGCTGCAAGCCCTGGATCCCTCTCTCAACAGGCTGCCGTCTGAAGAGGAGCCGCCTCCACACTACTGAGTCTCATCACAGGAGGAATAACAGTGAAACAGGCAACATTGGGCAACACAGGACTCACCATAAATCCACTCGTCTTCGGTACCTTGCCTCTCGGGCCGTTGCAGGCCGGGTTGAGCCCGGAAGAAGGAGGTCGGCTGATCCGTCATGGCCTTGAGCGGGGCATAAACTTGCTGGATACGGCTGAGCTATACCAGAGCTACCCCCATATCAAGGCGGCCCTGGATGGTTTTAAAGGCAAGGTCCATATCGTCACCAAGACCCATGCACCCGACGGCGCCCTTGCACGGGCTCATGTGGAGCGGGGCTTGCGCGAACTGGGGCTGGAATGTTTCGATGTGGTCCATCTCCATGGGGCTAAGATTGCCGATCCCTTTACTGAAAGGAAAGAGGTGCTGGAAGAACTGCTGAAGATGAAGGAAGAGGGGAAGATTGCCCATGTGGGACTATCCTCCCATTACATATCTGCCATCCGCAAGGCTGCAGACCATCCTGAGGTCGAGGTCATTCACCCCCTGATCAACATGAACGGCATGGGGATTATCGACGGCAGCGCCGAAGAGATGTCGGCGGCCATTCGGGCCTGTAAGGCGGCCGGCAAGGGGATATACGCCATGAAAGCCCTGGCTGGCGGCAATCTGATTCCCCAGGCGCGGCAGGCGATCCGCTACGTACTCAATGTGGCGGGTGTGGATGGCGTGGCAATCGGCATGCTCTCAGAGGCTGAGATCGACGCCAATCTTGCACTCTTTCACGACGATGTTGCAGACGAGGAAACGTGGAAAGGGTTGGAAAGCAGGCGGCGCAGCCTCAGGATCATGGGCAATTTCTGCAAAGGATGCGAGAATTGCCTCGATGCCTGTGCCAGCGGAGCATTGTCCGTAGTTGATGGAAAGGCACGGGTGAATGAGGAAACCTGCATCCTCTGCGGCTACTGCGCCGCCTCCTGTCCGGAATTCGTCATTCGGGTGGTTTAGGCGCGGTGTCGTCCCCTTTGGGGCAATTGTTTTCAAGGAAACCAATGAAGTCGATGTGGCTGTTGATGAAGGTCAGGTTATACCTGCTCTCGTAGAGGAGCAGCGCACTGGCCGCAAAAAGAAACAACCCGCCGAGAAGGGCTATTGCTGTGGAAATCCAGCTGGTTTCCGGGCTGCCGAATGCCACATTGAAGGCTATGGCCAGGCTGGAAGCGATGAAAAGGGCGGTTGCGGTATAAAGGGCTGCCAGTGACCGCTGGATGAGGATGGAGCGCACCCGCTGCCTGGCCAGTTGCTGACGGATATGAGTCAGCCGCTCTTCGTGCAGGGTGAACTTTCCCACCAGCATCCCTTCCACCTCGCTCTTCATGGAATTTACCCGGTCGAAAAGCCGTCCCAATCGGCCAGAGGTGGAAAAGATCAGGGTGCCGCAGGCGGATATCAGCACCGCCGGGGTGATCATGGAAGCAAGGATGTGGCTGCTGGAGAGTGCTTCCAGCAGTTCCTTCTCATGTATGGCCATAGATTTAACCTTTATGCCGGCTCTTAATCCCGGTATCTTTTCAAAAGATCGCCGTAGTCATCAATGCGCCGATCGCGCAGGAACGGCCAGATACGGCGGACGTTTTCGCTGCGGTCGCCATCGA
This region of Geotalea daltonii FRC-32 genomic DNA includes:
- a CDS encoding class I SAM-dependent rRNA methyltransferase, producing MQEQYKVGPETARMLALGHPWIIADSYTRRWPDGKTGELIELVDDNGHFLAMALLDPIDRIVARVLSRKRMRLDREWLGKRLRAAIQLRTDHADLSDSNAYRLVNGEGDGLPGLTVDRYGDYLMVQLYCSGWRPHLKLITLGLQELLSPKGIYEKDRPQKTRELEASSDNKIYGRLLCGTAASQPLQVQENGLNFLVNLELGLNTGLFIDQRQNRRDLMGRARGKRVLNLFAYTAAFSVAAAASGASLVTSVDASASYLEWGKANFGANRLNPRRYEFVVGDCFDVLQDMQRQGKSYDIIIMDPPSFSTTAKSRFTTRGGTSDLVAAALPLLADGGLLITSSNHQKVDVADYLKELRRGSLQAKCELRITGLFGQPPDFPYPVTFAEGRYLKYVISVKNQE
- a CDS encoding DUF2721 domain-containing protein, encoding MAIHEKELLEALSSSHILASMITPAVLISACGTLIFSTSGRLGRLFDRVNSMKSEVEGMLVGKFTLHEERLTHIRQQLARQRVRSILIQRSLAALYTATALFIASSLAIAFNVAFGSPETSWISTAIALLGGLFLFAASALLLYESRYNLTFINSHIDFIGFLENNCPKGDDTAPKPPE
- a CDS encoding aldo/keto reductase — encoded protein: MKQATLGNTGLTINPLVFGTLPLGPLQAGLSPEEGGRLIRHGLERGINLLDTAELYQSYPHIKAALDGFKGKVHIVTKTHAPDGALARAHVERGLRELGLECFDVVHLHGAKIADPFTERKEVLEELLKMKEEGKIAHVGLSSHYISAIRKAADHPEVEVIHPLINMNGMGIIDGSAEEMSAAIRACKAAGKGIYAMKALAGGNLIPQARQAIRYVLNVAGVDGVAIGMLSEAEIDANLALFHDDVADEETWKGLESRRRSLRIMGNFCKGCENCLDACASGALSVVDGKARVNEETCILCGYCAASCPEFVIRVV
- a CDS encoding SlyX family protein, which encodes MTESRLTDLEIHMMHQENTIQELNDVVMEQQRMIDLLRSEVQTIKEQLQALDPSLNRLPSEEEPPPHY